In the genome of Vicia villosa cultivar HV-30 ecotype Madison, WI linkage group LG7, Vvil1.0, whole genome shotgun sequence, one region contains:
- the LOC131621072 gene encoding abscisic acid and environmental stress-inducible protein-like, with protein MDSKRAILILGLLAMVLLISSEVSARDLAETSTNAKEVAVEKSNEINDAKQYGGGYGGYHNGYGGYHGGGGGFGGGFGHGGGYNGGGGDYGHGGGVGFGGGFGHGGGYNGGGGDYGHGGGGGYGGGFGHGGGYNGGGGDYGHGGGGGYGGGYGHGGGYNGGGGDYGHDGGYNGGGGGYGHGGGYNGGGFDDRN; from the exons ATGGATTCCAAAAGAGCAATCCTCATTCTTGGCCTATTGGCCATGGTTCTTCTTATTTCATCAGAAGTGTCAGCTAGGGACTTAGCAGAGACTTCCACTAATGCAAAAGAGG tggctgttgaaaagtcAAATGAAATAAATGATGCCAAACAGTATGGTGGAGGCTACGGTGGTTACCACAATGGCTATGGCGGTTACCATGGTGGTGGAGGTGGTTTTGGAGGAGGCTTTGGTCATGGTGGTGGTTACAATGGTGGTGGAGGAGATTATGGTCATGGTGGTGGAGTTGGTTTTGGAGGAGGCTTTGGTCATGGTGGTGGTTACAATGGTGGTGGAGGAGATTATGGTCATGGTGGTGGAGGTGGTTATGGAGGAGGCTTTGGTCATGGTGGTGGTTACAATGGTGGTGGAGGAGATTATGGTCATGGTGGTGGAGGTGGTTATGGAGGAGGCTATGGTCATGGTGGTGGTTACAATGGTGGTGGAGGAGATTATGGTCATGATGGTGGTTACAATGGTGGTGGAGGAGGTTATGGTCATGGTGGTGGTTACAATGGTGGTGGTTTTGACGATCGTAACTGA
- the LOC131621074 gene encoding abscisic acid and environmental stress-inducible protein-like isoform X1 — MDSKKSILILGLLAMVLLISSEVSARDLAETSANAKEEVVDKSNEVNDAKYGHYGGGSHYYGGGHGHGHGHGGHYGGGGGHGGHGVSDNEVVEKSNEVNDAKYGYGGYNHGHGGSYGHGSYGHGGYGHGGYGHGGGYGHGGGYGHGGGGYGHGGGGYGHGGGGGYNGGGASNNGN, encoded by the exons ATGGATTCCAAAAAATCAATCCTCATCCTTGGCCTATTGGCCATGGTTCTTCTTATTTCATCAGAAGTATCAGCTAGGGACTTAGCAGAGACTTCAGCTAATGCCAAAGAGG AGGTTGTTGATAAGTCTAACGAAGTAAATGATGCCAAATATGGACACTATGGTGGTGGTAGTCACTACTATGGTGGTGGACACGGTCATGGTCATGGACACGGTGGTCActatggtggtggtggtggacaCGGTGGACATGGTGTATCCGACAATG AGGTTGTTGAAAAGTCAAATGAAGTAAATGATGCCAAGTATGGTTATGGTGGCTATAATCATGGTCATGGTGGAAGCTATGGTCATGGAAGCTACGGTCATGGAGGCTACGGTCATGGAGGCTATGGTCATGGTGGAGGCTATGGTCATGGAGGAGGTTACGGTCACGGCGGTGGAGGTTACGGTCACGGCGGTGGAGGTTATGGtcatggtggtggtggtggttacAACGGTGGTGGTGCTTCCAACAATGGTAACTGA
- the LOC131621074 gene encoding cold and drought-regulated protein CORA-like isoform X2: MDSKKSILILGLLAMVLLISSEVSARDLAETSANAKEEVVDKSNEVNDAKYGHYGGGSHYYGGGHGHGHGHGGHYGGGGGHGGHGVSDNEVVEKSNEVNDAKYGYGGYNHGHGGSYGHGSYGHGGYGHGGYGHGGGYGHGGGGYGHGGGGGYNGGGASNNGN; this comes from the exons ATGGATTCCAAAAAATCAATCCTCATCCTTGGCCTATTGGCCATGGTTCTTCTTATTTCATCAGAAGTATCAGCTAGGGACTTAGCAGAGACTTCAGCTAATGCCAAAGAGG AGGTTGTTGATAAGTCTAACGAAGTAAATGATGCCAAATATGGACACTATGGTGGTGGTAGTCACTACTATGGTGGTGGACACGGTCATGGTCATGGACACGGTGGTCActatggtggtggtggtggacaCGGTGGACATGGTGTATCCGACAATG AGGTTGTTGAAAAGTCAAATGAAGTAAATGATGCCAAGTATGGTTATGGTGGCTATAATCATGGTCATGGTGGAAGCTATGGTCATGGAAGCTACGGTCATGGAGGCTACGGTCATGGAGGCTATGGTCATGGTGGAG GTTACGGTCACGGCGGTGGAGGTTATGGtcatggtggtggtggtggttacAACGGTGGTGGTGCTTCCAACAATGGTAACTGA